In one Butyrivibrio proteoclasticus B316 genomic region, the following are encoded:
- the fliK gene encoding flagellar hook-length control protein FliK, translated as MSNISGINGSGKNIIIDGREQTNAPSKEAPIEVKNGSTLTGKVLSVTDTNGEKIANIDLGNATISAKLSEGMGLKEGQILSFSVRGTGPNGVTITPLLENTSTYQSTMKALMAAGLEVTGNSVQMVKEMMEAGLPIDKTSLLEMSKNLNTYSGTSLSTLVEMKSLNIPINENNIEQYGNYKNYEHQVTMEMTEIIEELPKAFDSLLQSGNTSAAINLYGEVLKAFAGEEIQAQISAAELSGSESTEMVESENSQFAHQDMGDLETIAENMSGKVAMDQEGSANSLNSLNPENSTVNQKAALNIQTDSYEGKVPVKLSDDFLNNLENLGISDKTIQNLQKDLLAGKQDATSQLFKELANAFEEADLSDPVELTSFKKLFSSDEYGKLLKENISNQWLLKPLDVEKKENIENLYQRLGIQAKALAESVTNALGSEAKLAQSANNLSNNLDFMNQLNQMFQYVQLPLQMAGQNANGDLYVYRNKNKKMSEDGSVSAILHLDMESLGPVDVYVKLKDTRVTTNFYVADDSVIELLNDNIHILSERLEKRGYTMSANMMLHSDKGGENDAVDELLSVTRTPLLSTTAFDARA; from the coding sequence ATGAGTAATATTTCAGGCATAAACGGATCTGGTAAAAATATTATTATTGATGGAAGGGAGCAGACCAATGCTCCTTCCAAAGAAGCGCCCATAGAAGTTAAAAATGGCTCTACGCTTACCGGAAAAGTTCTGTCTGTTACTGATACGAATGGCGAGAAAATCGCTAATATAGATTTGGGAAATGCCACAATATCTGCCAAGTTATCTGAAGGCATGGGACTTAAGGAAGGGCAGATATTGAGCTTTTCAGTTCGTGGAACCGGTCCTAATGGAGTTACGATCACTCCGCTTCTCGAGAATACGTCAACTTATCAGAGCACTATGAAAGCCCTTATGGCTGCAGGCCTAGAAGTGACAGGCAATTCGGTGCAAATGGTCAAAGAGATGATGGAAGCCGGACTTCCAATTGACAAAACATCTCTTCTTGAAATGAGTAAAAATCTAAATACCTACTCAGGTACAAGTTTGTCTACACTTGTTGAAATGAAGAGTCTTAATATTCCAATTAACGAAAATAATATAGAGCAATATGGTAATTACAAAAACTATGAGCATCAGGTTACCATGGAGATGACAGAGATTATTGAAGAGCTTCCGAAGGCTTTTGATTCTCTATTGCAAAGTGGCAATACCAGTGCTGCAATTAATCTTTATGGAGAAGTTCTCAAGGCTTTTGCAGGAGAAGAAATTCAGGCGCAGATATCAGCTGCAGAATTATCCGGCTCTGAAAGCACAGAAATGGTAGAATCTGAAAACAGCCAGTTTGCTCATCAAGACATGGGTGATTTAGAAACTATTGCTGAAAATATGTCCGGGAAAGTTGCCATGGATCAGGAAGGTTCTGCAAACAGTTTGAATTCCTTAAATCCAGAGAATTCCACTGTAAATCAGAAAGCAGCATTGAATATACAGACTGATTCATATGAAGGAAAAGTACCTGTAAAACTATCAGATGATTTTCTTAATAACCTTGAAAACTTAGGTATTTCTGATAAGACAATTCAAAATTTACAAAAAGATCTGCTTGCAGGAAAACAAGATGCAACAAGTCAGCTTTTTAAAGAACTGGCAAATGCATTTGAGGAGGCTGATCTTTCTGATCCTGTTGAACTTACATCCTTTAAAAAGCTCTTTTCTTCTGATGAGTATGGCAAACTTTTAAAGGAAAACATTTCAAATCAGTGGCTCTTAAAGCCTCTTGATGTAGAGAAAAAGGAAAATATAGAGAATCTGTACCAAAGACTTGGAATTCAGGCAAAAGCTCTTGCTGAGTCAGTTACAAATGCTCTTGGAAGTGAGGCAAAGCTTGCACAATCTGCTAATAACCTTAGTAATAATCTGGATTTCATGAATCAGCTAAATCAGATGTTTCAGTACGTTCAACTGCCACTTCAGATGGCTGGGCAGAATGCTAATGGTGATCTCTACGTCTACAGAAATAAAAACAAAAAAATGAGCGAGGATGGATCAGTCAGCGCTATTTTACACCTCGATATGGAGAGCCTTGGTCCTGTTGATGTTTACGTTAAGCTTAAGGATACCAGGGTAACTACTAATTTCTATGTGGCTGATGATTCTGTAATCGAGCTTCTTAATGATAATATCCATATTTTAAGTGAAAGACTTGAGAAGCGAGGTTACACAATGAGTGCAAATATGATGCTTCATTCTGATAAAGGCGGCGAAAACGATGCAGTAGATGAACTTTTATCTGTAACAAGAACGCCTCTTTTATCTACAACTGCATTTGACGCGAGGGCGTAA
- a CDS encoding ribonuclease HII, with translation MEAISQIKEALASSQDVDALKLFIEKYDSDERAGVRKLVENAGKKLDLWYKEIARTNEMKKYERENAGLGLLCGIDEVGRGPLAGPVYAAAVILPTDSEIYYLNDSKKLSEKKREELYDVIMDKAISVGIGYSTCERIDEINILQATYEAMTKAVNSLSVKPGGLLIDAVHIPQLEEYKQISIIKGDAKSASIAAASIIAKVTRDRIMKDYAKEYPEYGFDSNKGYGSADHIAALKKYGPCPIHRRSFIGNFV, from the coding sequence ATGGAAGCGATATCTCAGATAAAAGAAGCCTTAGCATCTTCACAGGATGTTGATGCATTAAAGCTATTTATAGAAAAATATGATTCCGATGAGAGAGCAGGAGTTAGAAAGCTAGTTGAGAATGCAGGCAAGAAGCTTGATTTATGGTACAAAGAGATTGCTCGTACTAATGAGATGAAGAAGTATGAGCGTGAGAATGCTGGCCTTGGGCTCTTATGCGGAATAGATGAGGTTGGCAGAGGCCCTCTGGCAGGACCTGTGTATGCAGCAGCTGTTATTTTGCCGACTGATTCAGAAATCTATTATCTAAATGATTCCAAGAAATTATCCGAAAAAAAGAGAGAAGAGCTTTATGATGTGATCATGGATAAAGCTATTTCTGTAGGAATTGGCTATAGTACTTGCGAGAGGATCGATGAGATCAATATTTTACAGGCTACCTATGAGGCTATGACCAAGGCTGTAAACAGCCTTTCTGTCAAGCCAGGTGGTCTTTTGATAGATGCTGTTCACATCCCTCAGCTTGAAGAATATAAACAGATATCTATAATCAAGGGAGATGCCAAAAGCGCATCCATAGCTGCAGCTAGTATAATTGCCAAGGTTACAAGAGACAGGATTATGAAAGATTACGCCAAAGAGTATCCTGAATATGGATTTGATTCAAACAAAGGATATGGAAGTGCGGATCATATAGCTGCCCTCAAAAAATATGGACCATGTCCTATTCACCGCAGATCTTTTATAGGTAATTTTGTATGA
- the lepB gene encoding signal peptidase I, translating to MNKVLKEVLSTIVYFGVVFLLTFLFITFVMQRTEVSGSSMNPTLIDRDSLLIEKVTYRFGDVHRYDVIVFPYRYGNEEYFIKRVIGLPGETVRIDADGNIYINDELLKENFGAEIIQDPGIAASGVTLGKDEYFVMGDNRNHSMDSRDPSVGNIQKKDILGHAFLRIYPFDSFGGIK from the coding sequence ATGAATAAAGTATTAAAAGAAGTACTTAGTACAATCGTTTATTTTGGAGTTGTTTTTCTGCTGACTTTTTTGTTTATTACCTTTGTTATGCAGAGAACAGAAGTTAGTGGAAGTTCAATGAATCCAACTCTTATTGACAGAGATTCTCTTTTGATTGAAAAGGTGACATATAGATTTGGAGATGTTCATAGATATGATGTTATTGTATTTCCTTACAGATACGGGAATGAGGAATACTTTATTAAGCGTGTAATTGGACTTCCCGGAGAAACAGTCAGAATTGATGCTGATGGCAATATTTATATCAATGATGAACTTCTCAAGGAGAACTTTGGCGCTGAGATCATTCAGGATCCCGGTATAGCTGCCAGCGGTGTGACTCTTGGCAAGGATGAATATTTTGTTATGGGAGATAACAGAAACCATAGCATGGATAGCAGGGATCCGTCTGTTGGAAATATTCAAAAGAAAGATATATTAGGACATGCTTTTCTCAGAATATACCCATTTGATTCATTTGGGGGTATTAAATGA
- a CDS encoding response regulator transcription factor — protein MENILVCDDDKEIVEAIEIYLEEEGFRVFKAYDGVEALEILRQARIQLAIVDIMMPRMDGIRLVKEVRRFSTIPVIFLSAKSEDADKILGLNIGADDYITKPFNPLELIARVKSNLRRYTTLGSEVTNDNVYTVGGLVIDDNSKECFVFGENIKLTPVEYNILCFLVKNKGKVYSIEQIYEHIWNESVGGRSDNTIAVHIRHIREKIEINPKDPKFLKVVWGVGYKIEDEVL, from the coding sequence ATGGAAAATATTCTTGTATGTGATGATGATAAAGAGATTGTTGAAGCGATTGAAATCTATTTGGAAGAGGAAGGATTTAGAGTTTTCAAGGCTTATGACGGAGTTGAGGCTCTTGAGATACTCAGACAGGCCAGAATACAGCTTGCTATTGTTGACATCATGATGCCCAGAATGGATGGAATCAGGCTAGTCAAGGAAGTGCGCAGGTTCAGTACTATTCCTGTCATCTTTTTATCAGCCAAGTCAGAAGATGCTGATAAGATTTTGGGACTTAATATAGGAGCGGATGATTATATTACAAAACCTTTTAATCCGCTTGAGCTTATTGCAAGGGTCAAATCAAATCTCAGAAGATATACGACTCTTGGATCTGAGGTAACAAATGACAATGTCTATACAGTTGGAGGACTTGTCATCGATGATAATTCCAAGGAATGCTTTGTTTTTGGAGAGAATATCAAGCTTACTCCTGTTGAATACAACATATTATGTTTTCTTGTTAAGAACAAAGGAAAAGTATATTCAATCGAGCAGATTTATGAGCACATTTGGAATGAATCTGTCGGAGGTAGATCCGACAACACAATTGCTGTTCATATAAGGCATATTAGAGAGAAGATTGAAATCAATCCTAAAGATCCTAAATTCCTTAAGGTTGTTTGGGGAGTAGGATACAAAATTGAAGATGAGGTTTTGTGA
- the pgeF gene encoding peptidoglycan editing factor PgeF — translation MGNVLIKRTGDKKEVELKEKNGVYYLVFPRIEELGIVEHLFSTRLGGVSKGCYSEMNLSYTRGDDKEAVDENYMRISDVLGHGHKLDDFVSTYQTHTTNIRVVTEEDRGKGPQRPRDYMDIDGLITNVPGIILSTFHADCPPVYFVDPVHKAIGLSHSGWKGTKGKISAKTITAMADNYGTEAKDLVCAVGPSICGPCYEIGEDVADEFAESFSKDELENKRILIPYPNNKYRLYLWNAIKQTLLECGVLEENIIVTDVCTKCNSDILFSHRVQHEERGNLAAFLCLK, via the coding sequence ATGGGAAATGTTTTGATAAAAAGAACCGGTGATAAGAAGGAAGTCGAACTTAAAGAAAAAAATGGAGTATATTATCTTGTTTTTCCGAGAATTGAAGAACTTGGTATTGTAGAGCATTTATTCAGTACGAGATTAGGCGGCGTTAGTAAGGGGTGTTACAGTGAAATGAATCTCAGCTATACAAGAGGTGATGACAAGGAAGCTGTTGATGAGAATTATATGAGAATCTCTGATGTTTTAGGACATGGACATAAGCTTGATGACTTTGTTTCAACCTATCAGACTCATACAACTAATATAAGGGTTGTAACAGAAGAAGACAGGGGAAAAGGCCCGCAAAGGCCAAGAGATTACATGGATATTGATGGACTTATTACGAATGTTCCCGGAATTATTCTTTCTACATTCCATGCGGATTGCCCTCCGGTTTATTTTGTGGATCCTGTTCATAAGGCTATTGGTCTTTCTCATTCAGGATGGAAAGGAACAAAAGGAAAAATCTCTGCAAAGACAATTACCGCTATGGCTGATAACTATGGAACTGAGGCAAAAGACCTGGTGTGTGCTGTAGGACCATCTATATGTGGCCCATGCTATGAAATTGGTGAAGATGTTGCGGATGAATTTGCTGAGAGCTTTTCAAAGGATGAACTGGAGAATAAAAGAATACTCATACCTTATCCCAACAATAAGTATAGATTGTATTTGTGGAATGCAATAAAGCAGACTCTTTTGGAGTGTGGAGTTTTGGAAGAAAATATTATAGTTACGGATGTTTGTACTAAATGTAATTCCGATATTTTGTTTTCTCATAGGGTACAGCACGAAGAACGCGGTAACCTTGCGGCTTTCTTGTGCTTGAAATAA
- a CDS encoding EscU/YscU/HrcU family type III secretion system export apparatus switch protein produces MADNSKKDKVKTAVALGYDPNEDGAPKVIASGKGALADKIIEQAKENKIPVHEDDKLADTLSRLEIGEMIPPELYEVVAEVLVFVDAMDKIKAKDKKK; encoded by the coding sequence ATGGCAGATAATAGCAAAAAAGATAAAGTTAAAACTGCGGTTGCTCTTGGATATGATCCAAATGAAGATGGGGCTCCTAAAGTAATTGCTTCCGGAAAGGGCGCACTCGCAGACAAGATCATTGAACAGGCCAAAGAGAACAAGATTCCTGTACATGAAGATGATAAACTCGCGGATACTCTGTCCAGACTTGAAATTGGGGAGATGATCCCTCCGGAGCTTTATGAAGTTGTAGCGGAGGTCCTTGTCTTTGTAGATGCTATGGATAAAATCAAGGCTAAAGATAAGAAGAAATAA
- the ylqF gene encoding ribosome biogenesis GTPase YlqF: protein MNYQWYPGHMTKAVRMMQENIKLIDIIIELTDARIPASGRNPDIDELGKNKFRLIILNKADLADPQVTREWKEYYQKTGAFVMEMNSKTGNEAAKVKDLVTKACAEKIERDKKRGIVGRPIRAMVAGIPNVGKSTFINKLAGKASAKTGNKPGVTKGKQWIALGKNMQLLDTPGILWPKFEDETVGLHLALIGSMNDENLDTTELACELIKILKESYPNAISEKYNISEDQIAELSNEQYATPSSAVLSAIAINRKCFKQGAQPDMDRAAALLLDDFRNGRLGKISIERPEKE, encoded by the coding sequence ATGAATTATCAGTGGTATCCGGGACATATGACCAAAGCGGTCAGAATGATGCAGGAGAATATTAAACTTATCGATATCATTATAGAGCTGACTGATGCCAGAATTCCGGCATCCGGTAGAAATCCTGATATTGATGAGCTGGGTAAGAACAAGTTCAGACTTATAATACTGAATAAGGCTGATCTTGCAGATCCTCAGGTTACCAGGGAGTGGAAGGAATATTATCAGAAGACAGGTGCTTTTGTTATGGAAATGAATTCCAAAACCGGTAATGAGGCCGCAAAAGTTAAGGATTTGGTGACAAAGGCATGCGCTGAAAAAATAGAGCGTGACAAGAAACGCGGAATAGTTGGCAGACCAATAAGGGCTATGGTTGCAGGAATACCTAATGTTGGAAAGTCTACTTTTATCAATAAACTAGCAGGCAAAGCTTCCGCAAAGACCGGAAATAAGCCGGGAGTAACCAAGGGAAAACAATGGATAGCGCTTGGTAAAAACATGCAGCTTTTAGATACTCCTGGAATTCTATGGCCTAAGTTTGAGGATGAGACTGTGGGACTTCATCTTGCTCTTATAGGTTCAATGAATGATGAAAATCTTGATACGACAGAACTTGCCTGTGAACTTATTAAAATCCTTAAAGAATCCTACCCAAATGCCATAAGTGAGAAGTATAATATAAGTGAGGATCAAATTGCTGAGCTTTCAAATGAGCAGTATGCAACGCCATCAAGTGCTGTTTTATCAGCAATAGCTATCAACAGAAAATGCTTTAAACAGGGCGCTCAGCCTGATATGGACAGGGCAGCGGCGCTTCTTTTGGATGATTTTAGAAACGGCCGTCTTGGCAAGATATCTATCGAGCGTCCGGAAAAAGAGTAA
- a CDS encoding YraN family protein, with amino-acid sequence MNKRQVGDYYEKLACEYLRRSGACIIERDYRAFRGDIDIIARDGIYLCFIEVKYRKDNKYGAPEGAVTISKQRQICKLSKLYLYSRVKSIDVPIRYDVIAITDDENVPVIKWHKNAFDYVG; translated from the coding sequence ATGAATAAACGACAAGTGGGAGATTACTACGAAAAACTTGCCTGTGAATATCTGCGAAGGTCCGGAGCTTGTATCATTGAAAGAGATTACAGAGCATTTCGGGGTGACATAGATATTATAGCTCGTGATGGCATTTATTTATGCTTTATTGAGGTTAAATACAGGAAAGATAATAAATATGGCGCTCCTGAGGGCGCTGTCACAATTTCTAAACAAAGACAAATCTGTAAGCTTTCCAAGCTTTATCTTTATTCCAGAGTTAAATCCATTGATGTTCCAATAAGATACGATGTTATAGCAATTACTGATGATGAAAATGTCCCGGTTATTAAATGGCATAAGAATGCCTTTGATTATGTGGGATGA
- a CDS encoding HAMP domain-containing sensor histidine kinase produces the protein MRLNIRLKKILRISQHLFAGFIAFVLAYSVSSSSIVITGADGDYSYNLYKSDRSRTYEESLLFNNILGNNASNVLRLVAERSQFENGGTYDGNKKIDVTAYINRAFMLPGDYITAVYYISDILKWGQSGISVETRNFTEEESAAFLSQSTTYTHLKNNNVSGGVNSFLNSQIDDNTLTFTVAGNGNYEAGSHNILISRYQTVDGKNIEDIVSSWDEYILLCTYIQETIGDISNNYKEYGSLLNYYTFQNSNIRYYVSRTINGKSEIYTNVNDLVKDTVGVDIGSVFKEYGSYIYYCPYELKYETNTKIKESVFKSLIGPYGYAFPDQTKIYIAVDTANYPCSDDFTSGKSSFTKYMPYRTQLYILGVIAALAYLIIFMLLFRDARQDKEKVSDEDVIAMQTDSGNKINTESVFILGALIIVFPVAALIIASYIKGTTLMKMTQLQAFPYILGVSAIIADVGLMYIVYEFTRRITGKSLWKNSFTRKISFGARNLIINATDNGSVFIRTWIPYVIFVVINLLLFKIGIAGIIIAAFMDFLIGIFLYRQNTDRDKIIHVIENIKNGDVKAKVDVRELHADNILLADAVNSIGEGIEKAVDTSMKDEKLKADLITNVSHDIKTPLTSIINYIGLIKRENIDNEKVKEYVEVLDVKSAKLKQLIEDLLDASKISSGNISIQMSKINFVEMVNQNIGEFYEKFENANLQPIFRCSQPSIQIMADPRHLWRVIENLFSNACKYALKGTRVYMDLKLIEEEDGGKKAVFSIKNISDKELDMDGDDLSERFIRGDESRTTEGSGLGLSIAKNLTVAQNGDFKIRLDGDLFKVILTFDAVE, from the coding sequence ATGCGTTTAAACATACGGCTCAAGAAAATACTTAGAATATCGCAGCATTTGTTTGCAGGCTTTATAGCTTTTGTACTTGCGTATTCTGTATCCAGTTCCAGCATAGTTATAACAGGAGCGGATGGGGATTATTCATATAATCTGTATAAATCTGACAGATCCAGAACATATGAGGAATCTCTTTTATTCAACAACATTTTAGGTAACAATGCTTCGAATGTATTAAGGCTTGTTGCTGAAAGATCTCAGTTTGAGAATGGCGGCACATATGATGGCAACAAAAAAATAGATGTCACAGCTTATATTAACAGGGCATTTATGCTTCCGGGTGATTATATTACAGCCGTCTATTATATTTCAGACATTCTTAAATGGGGACAGAGTGGTATAAGTGTAGAGACTAGAAACTTTACAGAAGAAGAGAGTGCCGCTTTTTTGAGCCAGTCGACTACCTACACACATCTTAAGAACAACAATGTGTCCGGAGGAGTAAACTCTTTCCTTAATTCTCAGATTGATGATAATACACTTACCTTTACAGTTGCAGGAAATGGTAATTATGAGGCTGGTTCACACAATATTCTTATTTCCAGGTATCAGACTGTAGATGGCAAGAACATCGAGGATATTGTATCCAGTTGGGATGAATACATTCTCTTGTGTACTTATATACAGGAGACAATAGGGGATATTTCCAATAACTACAAGGAGTATGGATCTCTTTTAAATTATTATACATTTCAGAATAGCAACATTAGATATTATGTTTCCAGAACAATCAATGGTAAGTCTGAGATTTATACCAATGTGAATGACCTTGTCAAGGATACGGTTGGAGTCGATATAGGAAGCGTCTTCAAGGAATATGGCAGCTATATCTATTATTGCCCCTATGAACTTAAGTATGAGACTAATACCAAGATTAAAGAGAGTGTCTTTAAATCTTTGATTGGCCCATATGGGTATGCTTTTCCTGATCAGACCAAAATATATATTGCAGTTGATACAGCAAATTATCCATGCTCAGATGATTTTACAAGTGGTAAGAGCAGCTTTACCAAATATATGCCATACAGGACTCAGCTTTACATTTTGGGAGTGATCGCTGCACTTGCTTATTTGATAATCTTTATGCTCTTATTCAGGGATGCCAGACAGGACAAAGAAAAAGTATCAGATGAAGATGTGATTGCTATGCAGACAGATAGTGGCAACAAGATAAATACGGAATCGGTGTTTATCCTTGGGGCTTTAATTATAGTTTTTCCTGTAGCAGCTTTGATAATTGCCAGTTATATTAAGGGAACAACATTAATGAAGATGACTCAGCTGCAGGCTTTTCCGTATATTCTCGGAGTATCTGCCATTATTGCTGATGTTGGACTTATGTATATTGTTTATGAGTTTACAAGGAGAATAACAGGCAAGAGTCTTTGGAAGAACAGCTTTACTCGAAAAATAAGTTTTGGAGCCAGAAATCTGATTATCAATGCTACTGATAACGGAAGTGTATTTATCAGAACCTGGATTCCGTATGTAATCTTTGTAGTAATTAATCTATTACTGTTTAAGATAGGCATTGCAGGAATAATAATAGCAGCATTTATGGATTTTCTTATCGGAATCTTTTTGTACAGACAGAATACTGACAGGGATAAGATAATTCATGTAATAGAGAATATTAAAAATGGTGATGTTAAGGCTAAGGTAGATGTAAGAGAGCTTCATGCTGACAATATACTTCTTGCAGATGCGGTTAATTCTATCGGAGAAGGAATAGAGAAGGCTGTAGATACCAGTATGAAGGATGAGAAGCTCAAGGCTGACCTTATAACAAATGTTTCTCATGATATTAAGACTCCGCTTACCTCGATAATAAACTACATAGGTCTTATCAAGCGAGAGAACATAGATAACGAGAAAGTTAAAGAGTATGTCGAAGTACTTGATGTTAAGTCTGCCAAGCTTAAACAGCTTATTGAGGATCTTTTGGATGCATCCAAGATAAGCTCAGGAAATATCAGTATTCAGATGAGCAAAATAAACTTTGTCGAAATGGTCAATCAGAATATTGGTGAATTTTATGAGAAGTTTGAAAATGCTAATCTTCAGCCGATTTTCAGATGCTCTCAGCCAAGTATTCAGATCATGGCAGATCCAAGACATCTCTGGAGAGTAATAGAGAATCTTTTTAGTAATGCATGTAAATATGCTCTAAAGGGAACGAGAGTTTATATGGACCTTAAGCTGATTGAAGAAGAAGATGGTGGTAAAAAGGCTGTATTTTCCATCAAGAATATATCAGACAAGGAACTTGATATGGATGGAGACGATCTTTCTGAGAGATTTATAAGAGGAGATGAGTCCAGAACGACAGAGGGAAGCGGACTCGGACTTTCAATAGCCAAGAATCTTACAGTTGCTCAGAATGGCGACTTTAAGATCAGGCTCGATGGAGACTTATTTAAAGTAATCCTGACTTTTGATGCTGTAGAATAA
- the rplS gene encoding 50S ribosomal protein L19 has translation MSTIIEELEKEQLNANAPQFHTGDTVRVHAKIKEGNRERVQVFEGTVKKIQGGSNRTTFTVRKESYGVGVEKTWPLHSPIVEKVEVIRRGKVRRAKLNYLKGLTGKKAKVKELVTR, from the coding sequence ATGAGTACAATTATCGAAGAGCTCGAGAAAGAGCAGCTGAACGCTAATGCGCCTCAGTTCCACACAGGTGATACTGTAAGAGTACACGCTAAGATCAAGGAAGGAAACCGTGAAAGAGTTCAGGTTTTCGAGGGAACTGTTAAGAAGATCCAGGGCGGTAGCAACCGTACAACTTTCACAGTAAGAAAAGAGTCTTACGGTGTTGGCGTTGAGAAGACATGGCCACTTCACTCACCTATCGTTGAGAAGGTTGAAGTTATCAGAAGAGGTAAGGTAAGAAGAGCTAAGCTGAACTACCTTAAGGGACTTACAGGTAAGAAAGCTAAGGTTAAGGAACTTGTTACCAGATAA
- the cdd gene encoding cytidine deaminase, whose product MTKEQIENLIEKALDMRNYSYTPYSHYNVGAALLAANGTIYTGCNIENASFTPTNCAERTAFFKAVSEGVKEFTAIAICGGADGATELDDCSPCGVCRQVMSEFCRDEFIIICAKSTTDYKTYTLPEILPDRFGPVNLLGK is encoded by the coding sequence ATGACAAAAGAACAGATTGAAAATCTTATAGAAAAAGCATTGGATATGAGAAATTATTCTTATACTCCATATTCACATTACAATGTTGGGGCTGCACTTCTTGCTGCTAATGGCACTATATATACGGGCTGCAACATAGAAAATGCTTCTTTTACACCGACAAATTGTGCTGAGCGTACAGCTTTCTTTAAGGCTGTAAGCGAGGGCGTTAAGGAATTTACAGCAATTGCCATCTGTGGAGGAGCTGATGGAGCAACAGAATTGGATGATTGCAGTCCTTGCGGAGTTTGTAGACAGGTTATGAGTGAGTTCTGCAGAGATGAGTTCATTATCATTTGTGCTAAATCTACAACAGATTATAAAACTTATACACTGCCTGAAATATTACCTGACAGATTTGGTCCTGTTAATCTTCTGGGAAAATAA
- the lepB gene encoding signal peptidase I, with amino-acid sequence MRRRKKNTLSFSQKKKIITPKLIREIFSWITVTIFAVALAAVFVFLFGMQVKVIGDSMEPSAYNGQTVLVNKLVLKILGPSTGDIVVFLPNGNVNSHYYVKRVVAGPGDKVQIIDGLLYINGEVQTEDQDKYDKMEDAGIASNEITLKSGEYFVLGDNRNSSEDSRSANIGLVSTNMMIGKAWFKLGQNGHSGGFILD; translated from the coding sequence ATGCGTCGTAGGAAAAAGAATACTTTATCATTCAGTCAGAAAAAGAAGATTATTACTCCTAAGCTTATCAGGGAGATTTTTTCCTGGATTACTGTCACTATCTTTGCAGTAGCTTTGGCTGCTGTATTTGTTTTTTTATTTGGCATGCAGGTCAAGGTTATTGGTGATTCTATGGAACCTTCTGCCTATAATGGTCAGACAGTTCTTGTTAACAAGCTTGTTCTTAAAATATTAGGGCCATCTACCGGTGATATAGTAGTTTTTTTACCAAATGGAAATGTTAATTCTCATTATTATGTAAAAAGAGTTGTAGCAGGCCCCGGGGATAAGGTTCAGATCATAGATGGACTTTTATATATAAATGGAGAAGTTCAGACTGAAGACCAGGATAAGTATGATAAAATGGAAGATGCAGGGATAGCATCAAACGAAATAACACTAAAGAGTGGTGAATACTTTGTTCTTGGTGATAACAGAAATAGTAGTGAGGACTCAAGAAGTGCTAATATTGGACTGGTTTCGACCAACATGATGATTGGAAAAGCCTGGTTTAAGTTAGGGCAAAATGGTCACTCAGGTGGTTTTATATTAGATTAA